A portion of the Rissa tridactyla isolate bRisTri1 chromosome 19, bRisTri1.patW.cur.20221130, whole genome shotgun sequence genome contains these proteins:
- the HDAC5 gene encoding histone deacetylase 5 isoform X7, translating into MDPQSDTEGGSSREPSLELLSHAQLHATLPAPGAEGPAEVCGAPEACGERRGPGLDAAARERQLQRELLALKQQQQLQKQLLFAEFQKQHEHLTRQHEVQLQKHLKQQQEALAARRQQELEQQRQRERQEALEQQQRLEQLHALRTKDKSRETSEPNLKVRSRLKQKVAERRSSPLLRRKDGTVISTFKKRAIEITVSSVCSSAPGSGPSSPNSSHSAIAENGFTGSVPNIHAEQLLPQHRALTLDGASQLSLYTSPSLPNISLGLQATVTVTNSHLNASPKLSPQAEAERPAVATLRPGAALTGKFLSTSSIPGCLLGVALEGDPPAGPASLLQHVLLLEQARQQSTLIAVPLHGQSPLVTGERAGSVRTVSKLPRHRPLSRTQSSPLPQSPQALPHGALPHGTLQHHFLDKQQVQLGKLLPKAGELARQPPTHPEETEEELTEQQSPPPGDGVPPGPPVAIASPDASDPPERLQDPEMPHEEPGDSGDEAEGSGVSDVTELGVTYKQVFPEAPLQLYPAPTLGILALPHPALARTQSSPASAAIKPPAPDGPPKHLFTTGVVYDTFMLKHQCTCGNTNIHPEHAGRIQSIWSRLQETGLLGKCERIRGRKATLEEIQTVHSEHHTLLYGTSPLNRQKLDSKKLLGPISQKMYAVLPCGGIGVDSDTVWNEMHSSSAVRMAVGCLVELAFKVAAGEIKNGFAVIRPPGHHAEESTAMGFCFFNSVAISAKLLQQKLSVGRILIVDWDIHHGNGTQQAFYSDPNVLYISLHRYDDGNFFPGSGAPEEVGSGMGVGYNINIAWTGGVDPPIGDVEYLTAFRTVVMPIANEFSPDVVLVSAGFDAVEGHLSPLGGYSVTAKCFGHLTKQLMMLAGGRVVLALEGGHDLTAICDASEACVSALLGLELEPLDPSLLQQKPNVNAVATLEKVIEIQSKHWGSVKRFATAVGCSLLEAQKGEAEEAETVTAMALLSVGAEQGSADPQPRYGPPGAPTVHGDTHVPGGVHGATRVLGGLHVPGGVHGATRVLGGLHVPGGVHGATRVLGGLHVPGGVHGATRVLRGMCVPGAVHSATCVVAGGACPLGCACSHVCPQGDACSLGSTWSHMCPRGAVCPLGCAWTHMCPRGDVCPWGCARSYVCPQGGAGWGGAACPLGCTWSHMFRHGDACPWGCAWNHACPQGAACPLGSLWSHMCPCGAACPLGCAQTCACPWGGCVSLGVCVEPREFSG; encoded by the exons ATGGACCCCCAGAGCGACACAG AGGGGGGGTCCAGCCGTGAGCCCTCGCTGGAGCTCCTGTCCCATGCCCAGCTCCACgccaccctccctgccccag GGGCGGAGGGGCCGGCAGAGGTGTGTGGGGCACCCGAAGCGTGCGGGGAGCGCCGGGggccagggctggatgcagcggCGCGGGAGCGGCAGCTGCAGCGGGAGCTGCTGGCcctcaagcagcagcagcagctccagaagCAGCTGCTCTTCGCCGAGTTCCAGAAGCAGCACGAGCACCTCACCCGCCAGCATGAGGTCCAGCTCCAGAAGCACCTCAAG cagcagcaggaagcgcTGGCCGCCcggcggcagcaggagctggagcagcagcggcagcgggAGCGGCAGGAggccctggagcagcagcagcgcctgGAGCAGCTCCATGCCCTGCGCACCAAGGACAAGAGCCGCGAGA CCTCCGAACCCAACCTGAAAGTGCGCTCGCGGTTAAAACAGAAGGTGGCGGAGCGGAGAAGCAGCCCCCTCCTGCGCAGGAAGGACGGCACTGTCATCAGCACCTTCAAGAAGCGCGCCATCGAGATCACGG TGTCCTCGGTGTGCAGCAGCGCCCCCGGCTCCGGGCCCAGCTCCCCCAACAGCTCCCACAGCGCCATCGCCGAGAACGGCTTCACCGGCTCTGTCCCCAACATCCACGCGGAG cagctcctgccccagcaccgagccctgacGCTGGACGGCGCCAGCCAGCTCAGCCTCTACacgtccccgtccctccccaacatctccctggggctgcaggccacCGTCACCGTCACCAACTCCCACCTCAAC GCGTCCCCCAAGCTGTCACCGCAGGCGGAGGCTGAGCGGCCAGCTGTGGCCACTCTGCGCCCTGGGGCCGCCCTCACTGGCAAGTTCCTGAGCACGTCCTCCATCCCGGGCTGCCTGCTGGGGGTGGCCCTGGAAGGAGACCCTCCTGCCGGCCCCGCGTCCCTGCTGCAGCACGTCCTGCTGCTGGAGCAAGCGCGCCAGCAGAGCACCCTCATTGCTG TGCCTCTGCATGGGCAGTCGCCGCTGGTGACAGGGGAGCGCGCGGGGAGCGTGCGGACGGTGAGCAAGCTGCCGCGGCACCGGCCCCTGAGCCGCACGCAGTCGTCCCCGctgccccagagcccccaggccctgccccacggcgccctgccccacggcaccctcCAGCACCACTTCCttgacaagcagcaggtccagctgGGCaag ctgctccccaagGCGGGGGAGCTAGCGCGGcagccccccacccaccccgagGAGACAGAGGAGGAGTTGACGGAGCAGCAGTCGCCCCCCCCAGGCGACGGGGTCCCCCCTGGCCCCCCTGTTGCCATCGCCTCCCCGGACGCCAGCGACCCCCCAGAGCGGCTGCAGGACCCTGAAATGCCTCACGAGGAGCCGGGTGACAGCGGGGACGAAGCCGAGGGCTCTGGGGTCTCCGATGTCACTGAGCTGGGGGTCACATACAAGCAG GTGTTCCCCGAGGCGCCGCTGCAGCTGTATCCTGCCCCCACCCTGGGCATCCTGGCGCTGCCCCACCCGGCCCTCGCCCGCACCCAGTCGTCCCCCGCCAGCGCCGCCATCAAGCCCCCCGCACCTGACGGGCCCCCCAAGCATCTCTTCACCACAG GTGTGGTGTACGACACCTTCATGCTGAAGCACCAGTGCACCTGTGGGAACACCAACATCCACCCCGAGCACGCTGGTCGCATCCAGAGCATCTGGTCCCGCCTGCAGGAGACCGGACTCCTCGGCAAGTGCGAG cgcATCCGGGGCAGGAAGGCGACGCTGGAGGAGATCCAAACGGTGCACTCAGAGCATCACACGCTGCTCTATGGCACCAGCCCCCTCAACCGCCAAAAACTCGACAGCAAGAAGCTCCTGG GTCCCATTAGCCAGAAGATGTACGCAGTGCTGCCGTGCGGGGGCATCGGG GTGGACAGTGACACGGTGTGGAATGAGATGCACTCCTCCAGCGCCGTGCGCATGGCAGTGGGCTGCCTGGTGGAGCTTGCCTTCAAGGTGGCCGCTGGGGAGATCAAG aaCGGCTTCGCCGTCATCCGCCCCCCCGGACACCATGCGGAGGAGTCCACGGCCAT gggctTCTGCTTCTTCAACTCGGTGGCCATCTCGGCCAAActgctccagcagaagctgaGCGTGGGCAGGATCCTCATCGTGGACTGG GACATCCACCACGGGAACGGGACCCAGCAAGCCTTCTACAGCGACCCCAATGTCCTCTACATCTCCCTGCACCGCTATGATGACGGCAACTTCTTCCCAGGCAGTGGAGCGCCTGAGGAG GTCGGCAGCGGGATGGGAGTGGGCTACAACATCAACATCGCCTGGACCGGGGGCGTTGACCCCCCCATCGGGGATGTGGAGTATCTTACCGCCTTCAG GACCGTGGTGATGCCCATCGCCAATGAGTTCTCCCCAGATGTGGTGCTGGTCTCAGCCGGCTTCGACGCTGTCGAGGGTCACCTCTCCCCACTCGGTGGCTACTCCGTCACCGCCAAAT GTTTTGGCCACTTGACGAAGCAGCTGATGATGCTGGCAGGGGGCCGGGTGGTGCTGGCACTGGAGGGGGGGCACGACCTGACGGCCATCTGCGACGCCTCGGAGGCCTGCGTCTCCGCTCTGCTCGGCCTGGAG CTGGAGCCGCTGGATCCgtccctgctgcagcagaagccaaACGTGAACGCGGTGGCCACCCTGGAGAAGGTCATCGAGATCCAGA GCAAGCACTGGGGCTCGGTGAAGCGCTTCGCGACGGCCGTGGGCTGCTCCCTGCTGGAGGCGCAGAagggggaggcggaggaggccGAGACGGTGACGGCCATGGCCCTGCTCTCGGTGGGTGCCGAGCAGGGGAGCGCCGACCCCCAGCCCAGGTATGGCCCCCCGGGAGCCCCCACTGTGCATGGAGACACGCATGTCCCTGGGGGTGTGCATGGAGCCACCCGTGTCCTTGGGGGGCTGCATGTCCCTGGGGGTGTGCATGGAGCCACCCGTGTCCTTGGGGGGCTGCATGTCCCTGGGGGTGTGCATGGAGCCACCCGTGTCCTTGGGGGGCTGCATGTCCCTGGGGGTGTGCATGGAGCCACACGCGTCCTCAGGGGCATGTGTGTCCCTGGGGCTGTGCACAGTGCCACATGTGTTGTCGCGGGTGGTGCATGTCCCTTGGGCTGTGCATGCAGCCACGTGTGTCCTCAGGGGGATGCATGTTCCCTGGGCTCTACATGGAGCCACATGTGTCCTCGGGGGGCTGTATGTCCCCTGGGCTGTGCATGGACCCACATGTGTCCTCGGGGCGATGTATGTCCCTGGGGCTGTGCACGGAGCTACGTGTGTCCTCAGggaggggcggggtgggggggagctgcGTGTCCCTTGGGCTGTACATGGAGCCACATGTTTCGTCATGGGGATGCATGTCCTTGGGGGTGTGCATGGAACCATGCATGTCCTCAGGGGGCTGCATGTCCCCTGGGCTCTTTATGGAGCCACATGTGTC
- the HDAC5 gene encoding histone deacetylase 5 isoform X12, whose translation MDPQSDTEGGSSREPSLELLSHAQLHATLPAPGAEGPAEVCGAPEACGERRGPGLDAAARERQLQRELLALKQQQQLQKQLLFAEFQKQHEHLTRQHEVQLQKHLKQQQEALAARRQQELEQQRQRERQEALEQQQRLEQLHALRTKDKSRESAIASTEVKLKLQEFLLSKTKEPGTGPPNHSLPQHPKCWAHHTSLDQSSPPQTGSPGTPPSYKLPLLGTYDGRDDFPLRKTASEPNLKVRSRLKQKVAERRSSPLLRRKDGTVISTFKKRAIEITVSSVCSSAPGSGPSSPNSSHSAIAENGFTGSVPNIHAEQLLPQHRALTLDGASQLSLYTSPSLPNISLGLQATVTVTNSHLNASPKLSPQAEAERPAVATLRPGAALTGKFLSTSSIPGCLLGVALEGDPPAGPASLLQHVLLLEQARQQSTLIAVPLHGQSPLVTGERAGSVRTVSKLPRHRPLSRTQSSPLPQSPQALPHGALPHGTLQHHFLDKQQVQLGKLLPKAGELARQPPTHPEETEEELTEQQSPPPGDGVPPGPPVAIASPDASDPPERLQDPEMPHEEPGDSGDEAEGSGVSDVTELGVTYKQVFPEAPLQLYPAPTLGILALPHPALARTQSSPASAAIKPPAPDGPPKHLFTTGVVYDTFMLKHQCTCGNTNIHPEHAGRIQSIWSRLQETGLLGKCERIRGRKATLEEIQTVHSEHHTLLYGTSPLNRQKLDSKKLLGPISQKMYAVLPCGGIGVDSDTVWNEMHSSSAVRMAVGCLVELAFKVAAGEIKNGFAVIRPPGHHAEESTAMGFCFFNSVAISAKLLQQKLSVGRILIVDWDIHHGNGTQQAFYSDPNVLYISLHRYDDGNFFPGSGAPEEVGSGMGVGYNINIAWTGGVDPPIGDVEYLTAFSWSRWIRPCCSRSQT comes from the exons ATGGACCCCCAGAGCGACACAG AGGGGGGGTCCAGCCGTGAGCCCTCGCTGGAGCTCCTGTCCCATGCCCAGCTCCACgccaccctccctgccccag GGGCGGAGGGGCCGGCAGAGGTGTGTGGGGCACCCGAAGCGTGCGGGGAGCGCCGGGggccagggctggatgcagcggCGCGGGAGCGGCAGCTGCAGCGGGAGCTGCTGGCcctcaagcagcagcagcagctccagaagCAGCTGCTCTTCGCCGAGTTCCAGAAGCAGCACGAGCACCTCACCCGCCAGCATGAGGTCCAGCTCCAGAAGCACCTCAAG cagcagcaggaagcgcTGGCCGCCcggcggcagcaggagctggagcagcagcggcagcgggAGCGGCAGGAggccctggagcagcagcagcgcctgGAGCAGCTCCATGCCCTGCGCACCAAGGACAAGAGCCGCGAGA gtgcCATAGCCAGCACAGAGGTGAAGCTGAAGCTGCAGGAGTTCCTGCTCAGCAAGACAAAGGAGCCGGGCACCGGCCCCCCCAACcattccctcccccagcaccccaaatgTTG ggCTCACCACACCTCGTTGGACCAGAGTTCCCCCCCCCAGACCGgcagcccggggacccccccatcCTACAAACTCCCCCTCCTCGGCACCTACGACGGCCGGGATGATTTCCCGCTCCGCAAAACCG CCTCCGAACCCAACCTGAAAGTGCGCTCGCGGTTAAAACAGAAGGTGGCGGAGCGGAGAAGCAGCCCCCTCCTGCGCAGGAAGGACGGCACTGTCATCAGCACCTTCAAGAAGCGCGCCATCGAGATCACGG TGTCCTCGGTGTGCAGCAGCGCCCCCGGCTCCGGGCCCAGCTCCCCCAACAGCTCCCACAGCGCCATCGCCGAGAACGGCTTCACCGGCTCTGTCCCCAACATCCACGCGGAG cagctcctgccccagcaccgagccctgacGCTGGACGGCGCCAGCCAGCTCAGCCTCTACacgtccccgtccctccccaacatctccctggggctgcaggccacCGTCACCGTCACCAACTCCCACCTCAAC GCGTCCCCCAAGCTGTCACCGCAGGCGGAGGCTGAGCGGCCAGCTGTGGCCACTCTGCGCCCTGGGGCCGCCCTCACTGGCAAGTTCCTGAGCACGTCCTCCATCCCGGGCTGCCTGCTGGGGGTGGCCCTGGAAGGAGACCCTCCTGCCGGCCCCGCGTCCCTGCTGCAGCACGTCCTGCTGCTGGAGCAAGCGCGCCAGCAGAGCACCCTCATTGCTG TGCCTCTGCATGGGCAGTCGCCGCTGGTGACAGGGGAGCGCGCGGGGAGCGTGCGGACGGTGAGCAAGCTGCCGCGGCACCGGCCCCTGAGCCGCACGCAGTCGTCCCCGctgccccagagcccccaggccctgccccacggcgccctgccccacggcaccctcCAGCACCACTTCCttgacaagcagcaggtccagctgGGCaag ctgctccccaagGCGGGGGAGCTAGCGCGGcagccccccacccaccccgagGAGACAGAGGAGGAGTTGACGGAGCAGCAGTCGCCCCCCCCAGGCGACGGGGTCCCCCCTGGCCCCCCTGTTGCCATCGCCTCCCCGGACGCCAGCGACCCCCCAGAGCGGCTGCAGGACCCTGAAATGCCTCACGAGGAGCCGGGTGACAGCGGGGACGAAGCCGAGGGCTCTGGGGTCTCCGATGTCACTGAGCTGGGGGTCACATACAAGCAG GTGTTCCCCGAGGCGCCGCTGCAGCTGTATCCTGCCCCCACCCTGGGCATCCTGGCGCTGCCCCACCCGGCCCTCGCCCGCACCCAGTCGTCCCCCGCCAGCGCCGCCATCAAGCCCCCCGCACCTGACGGGCCCCCCAAGCATCTCTTCACCACAG GTGTGGTGTACGACACCTTCATGCTGAAGCACCAGTGCACCTGTGGGAACACCAACATCCACCCCGAGCACGCTGGTCGCATCCAGAGCATCTGGTCCCGCCTGCAGGAGACCGGACTCCTCGGCAAGTGCGAG cgcATCCGGGGCAGGAAGGCGACGCTGGAGGAGATCCAAACGGTGCACTCAGAGCATCACACGCTGCTCTATGGCACCAGCCCCCTCAACCGCCAAAAACTCGACAGCAAGAAGCTCCTGG GTCCCATTAGCCAGAAGATGTACGCAGTGCTGCCGTGCGGGGGCATCGGG GTGGACAGTGACACGGTGTGGAATGAGATGCACTCCTCCAGCGCCGTGCGCATGGCAGTGGGCTGCCTGGTGGAGCTTGCCTTCAAGGTGGCCGCTGGGGAGATCAAG aaCGGCTTCGCCGTCATCCGCCCCCCCGGACACCATGCGGAGGAGTCCACGGCCAT gggctTCTGCTTCTTCAACTCGGTGGCCATCTCGGCCAAActgctccagcagaagctgaGCGTGGGCAGGATCCTCATCGTGGACTGG GACATCCACCACGGGAACGGGACCCAGCAAGCCTTCTACAGCGACCCCAATGTCCTCTACATCTCCCTGCACCGCTATGATGACGGCAACTTCTTCCCAGGCAGTGGAGCGCCTGAGGAG GTCGGCAGCGGGATGGGAGTGGGCTACAACATCAACATCGCCTGGACCGGGGGCGTTGACCCCCCCATCGGGGATGTGGAGTATCTTACCGCCTTCAG CTGGAGCCGCTGGATCCgtccctgctgcagcagaagccaaACGTGA
- the HDAC5 gene encoding histone deacetylase 5 isoform X10 translates to MDPQSDTEGGSSREPSLELLSHAQLHATLPAPGAEGPAEVCGAPEACGERRGPGLDAAARERQLQRELLALKQQQQLQKQLLFAEFQKQHEHLTRQHEVQLQKHLKQQQEALAARRQQELEQQRQRERQEALEQQQRLEQLHALRTKDKSRESAIASTEVKLKLQEFLLSKTKEPGTGPPNHSLPQHPKCWAHHTSLDQSSPPQTGSPGTPPSYKLPLLGTYDGRDDFPLRKTASEPNLKVRSRLKQKVAERRSSPLLRRKDGTVISTFKKRAIEITVSSVCSSAPGSGPSSPNSSHSAIAENGFTGSVPNIHAEQLLPQHRALTLDGASQLSLYTSPSLPNISLGLQATVTVTNSHLNASPKLSPQAEAERPAVATLRPGAALTGKFLSTSSIPGCLLGVALEGDPPAGPASLLQHVLLLEQARQQSTLIAVPLHGQSPLVTGERAGSVRTVSKLPRHRPLSRTQSSPLPQSPQALPHGALPHGTLQHHFLDKQQVQLGKLLPKAGELARQPPTHPEETEEELTEQQSPPPGDGVPPGPPVAIASPDASDPPERLQDPEMPHEEPGDSGDEAEGSGVSDVTELGVTYKQVFPEAPLQLYPAPTLGILALPHPALARTQSSPASAAIKPPAPDGPPKHLFTTGVVYDTFMLKHQCTCGNTNIHPEHAGRIQSIWSRLQETGLLGKCERIRGRKATLEEIQTVHSEHHTLLYGTSPLNRQKLDSKKLLGPISQKMYAVLPCGGIGVDSDTVWNEMHSSSAVRMAVGCLVELAFKVAAGEIKNGFAVIRPPGHHAEESTAMGFCFFNSVAISAKLLQQKLSVGRILIVDWDIHHGNGTQQAFYSDPNVLYISLHRYDDGNFFPGSGAPEEVGSGMGVGYNINIAWTGGVDPPIGDVEYLTAFRTVVMPIANEFSPDVVLVSAGFDAVEGHLSPLGGYSVTAKCFGHLTKQLMMLAGGRVVLALEGGHDLTAICDASEACVSALLGLELEPLDPSLLQQKPNVNAVATLEKVIEIQSKHWGSVKRFATAVGCSLLEAQKGEAEEAETVTAMALLSVGAEQGSADPQPRPAVEEPMEAEPTL, encoded by the exons ATGGACCCCCAGAGCGACACAG AGGGGGGGTCCAGCCGTGAGCCCTCGCTGGAGCTCCTGTCCCATGCCCAGCTCCACgccaccctccctgccccag GGGCGGAGGGGCCGGCAGAGGTGTGTGGGGCACCCGAAGCGTGCGGGGAGCGCCGGGggccagggctggatgcagcggCGCGGGAGCGGCAGCTGCAGCGGGAGCTGCTGGCcctcaagcagcagcagcagctccagaagCAGCTGCTCTTCGCCGAGTTCCAGAAGCAGCACGAGCACCTCACCCGCCAGCATGAGGTCCAGCTCCAGAAGCACCTCAAG cagcagcaggaagcgcTGGCCGCCcggcggcagcaggagctggagcagcagcggcagcgggAGCGGCAGGAggccctggagcagcagcagcgcctgGAGCAGCTCCATGCCCTGCGCACCAAGGACAAGAGCCGCGAGA gtgcCATAGCCAGCACAGAGGTGAAGCTGAAGCTGCAGGAGTTCCTGCTCAGCAAGACAAAGGAGCCGGGCACCGGCCCCCCCAACcattccctcccccagcaccccaaatgTTG ggCTCACCACACCTCGTTGGACCAGAGTTCCCCCCCCCAGACCGgcagcccggggacccccccatcCTACAAACTCCCCCTCCTCGGCACCTACGACGGCCGGGATGATTTCCCGCTCCGCAAAACCG CCTCCGAACCCAACCTGAAAGTGCGCTCGCGGTTAAAACAGAAGGTGGCGGAGCGGAGAAGCAGCCCCCTCCTGCGCAGGAAGGACGGCACTGTCATCAGCACCTTCAAGAAGCGCGCCATCGAGATCACGG TGTCCTCGGTGTGCAGCAGCGCCCCCGGCTCCGGGCCCAGCTCCCCCAACAGCTCCCACAGCGCCATCGCCGAGAACGGCTTCACCGGCTCTGTCCCCAACATCCACGCGGAG cagctcctgccccagcaccgagccctgacGCTGGACGGCGCCAGCCAGCTCAGCCTCTACacgtccccgtccctccccaacatctccctggggctgcaggccacCGTCACCGTCACCAACTCCCACCTCAAC GCGTCCCCCAAGCTGTCACCGCAGGCGGAGGCTGAGCGGCCAGCTGTGGCCACTCTGCGCCCTGGGGCCGCCCTCACTGGCAAGTTCCTGAGCACGTCCTCCATCCCGGGCTGCCTGCTGGGGGTGGCCCTGGAAGGAGACCCTCCTGCCGGCCCCGCGTCCCTGCTGCAGCACGTCCTGCTGCTGGAGCAAGCGCGCCAGCAGAGCACCCTCATTGCTG TGCCTCTGCATGGGCAGTCGCCGCTGGTGACAGGGGAGCGCGCGGGGAGCGTGCGGACGGTGAGCAAGCTGCCGCGGCACCGGCCCCTGAGCCGCACGCAGTCGTCCCCGctgccccagagcccccaggccctgccccacggcgccctgccccacggcaccctcCAGCACCACTTCCttgacaagcagcaggtccagctgGGCaag ctgctccccaagGCGGGGGAGCTAGCGCGGcagccccccacccaccccgagGAGACAGAGGAGGAGTTGACGGAGCAGCAGTCGCCCCCCCCAGGCGACGGGGTCCCCCCTGGCCCCCCTGTTGCCATCGCCTCCCCGGACGCCAGCGACCCCCCAGAGCGGCTGCAGGACCCTGAAATGCCTCACGAGGAGCCGGGTGACAGCGGGGACGAAGCCGAGGGCTCTGGGGTCTCCGATGTCACTGAGCTGGGGGTCACATACAAGCAG GTGTTCCCCGAGGCGCCGCTGCAGCTGTATCCTGCCCCCACCCTGGGCATCCTGGCGCTGCCCCACCCGGCCCTCGCCCGCACCCAGTCGTCCCCCGCCAGCGCCGCCATCAAGCCCCCCGCACCTGACGGGCCCCCCAAGCATCTCTTCACCACAG GTGTGGTGTACGACACCTTCATGCTGAAGCACCAGTGCACCTGTGGGAACACCAACATCCACCCCGAGCACGCTGGTCGCATCCAGAGCATCTGGTCCCGCCTGCAGGAGACCGGACTCCTCGGCAAGTGCGAG cgcATCCGGGGCAGGAAGGCGACGCTGGAGGAGATCCAAACGGTGCACTCAGAGCATCACACGCTGCTCTATGGCACCAGCCCCCTCAACCGCCAAAAACTCGACAGCAAGAAGCTCCTGG GTCCCATTAGCCAGAAGATGTACGCAGTGCTGCCGTGCGGGGGCATCGGG GTGGACAGTGACACGGTGTGGAATGAGATGCACTCCTCCAGCGCCGTGCGCATGGCAGTGGGCTGCCTGGTGGAGCTTGCCTTCAAGGTGGCCGCTGGGGAGATCAAG aaCGGCTTCGCCGTCATCCGCCCCCCCGGACACCATGCGGAGGAGTCCACGGCCAT gggctTCTGCTTCTTCAACTCGGTGGCCATCTCGGCCAAActgctccagcagaagctgaGCGTGGGCAGGATCCTCATCGTGGACTGG GACATCCACCACGGGAACGGGACCCAGCAAGCCTTCTACAGCGACCCCAATGTCCTCTACATCTCCCTGCACCGCTATGATGACGGCAACTTCTTCCCAGGCAGTGGAGCGCCTGAGGAG GTCGGCAGCGGGATGGGAGTGGGCTACAACATCAACATCGCCTGGACCGGGGGCGTTGACCCCCCCATCGGGGATGTGGAGTATCTTACCGCCTTCAG GACCGTGGTGATGCCCATCGCCAATGAGTTCTCCCCAGATGTGGTGCTGGTCTCAGCCGGCTTCGACGCTGTCGAGGGTCACCTCTCCCCACTCGGTGGCTACTCCGTCACCGCCAAAT GTTTTGGCCACTTGACGAAGCAGCTGATGATGCTGGCAGGGGGCCGGGTGGTGCTGGCACTGGAGGGGGGGCACGACCTGACGGCCATCTGCGACGCCTCGGAGGCCTGCGTCTCCGCTCTGCTCGGCCTGGAG CTGGAGCCGCTGGATCCgtccctgctgcagcagaagccaaACGTGAACGCGGTGGCCACCCTGGAGAAGGTCATCGAGATCCAGA GCAAGCACTGGGGCTCGGTGAAGCGCTTCGCGACGGCCGTGGGCTGCTCCCTGCTGGAGGCGCAGAagggggaggcggaggaggccGAGACGGTGACGGCCATGGCCCTGCTCTCGGTGGGTGCCGAGCAGGGGAGCGCCGACCCCCAGCCCAG